One stretch of Nicotiana tabacum cultivar K326 chromosome 18, ASM71507v2, whole genome shotgun sequence DNA includes these proteins:
- the LOC107823728 gene encoding pentatricopeptide repeat-containing protein At2g15820, chloroplastic, with the protein MMIISFVQYPMSTALTFLHSLSSSPFHHRHRPRLLSTSSPFSLPLKPLSFSPLSTLPQQVLFSSHEIQGNNNLDISSSGFPESFNFDESFDSTELKKFETPAVEVSELEDIPDQWRRSRLAWLCKELPAHKTPTMVRILNAQRKWLKQEDATYIAVHCMRIRENEAAFRVYKWMMQQHWFRFDFALATKLADYLGKERKHLKCREIFDDIINQGRVPSESTFHILIIAYLSSPGPSELDEACNIYNRMVHLGGHKPRLNLHNSLFKALLGKKPGSSKHFLKQAEFIYQNLTSSGLDIHKDIFGGLIWLHSYQDVVDMERIAVLRAEMRSRGIQESKEVLLSVLRACSKDGDLEEAERTWSKLLSDDRSPPSQAFVYKMEVYAKNGEPMKSLEVFRRMQKQLSSTSVAAYYKIIKVLSKSQRLDLAESIMSEFINSGMKPLIPSFIDLMGMYSIAGLHEKMETTFLRCREVCGPNQTVFNIYLDSLVHTGNLNRAEEIFNEMRGDVAISLDSRSCNSILRGYLTSGEYAKAEKIYGLMRQKKYDIEIESSLMEKLDYVLSLREKVVEEPIKLKLTKEQREVLMGLLLGGLQIRSYGERRRRVHAIHFEFNAESRIHAILKGHIHNEFHQWLGSHDMMVDGTDDIPSSFTTISHSCFTFYADQFWPNGRPGIPKLIHRWLSPCVLAYWYMYGGYRTSSGDILLRVKGSREEVLNIVKALKDKSLDCRVKKRGTVFWIGFLGDNATWFWTVVKPFILGELKDLLKAGGCSNGSLENQRINFYSGSGSDEKNSDYSDADTS; encoded by the exons ATGATGATAATTTCCTTTGTCCAATACCCCATGAGCACAGCCCTCACTTTCCTCCACTCTCTCTCCTCCTCCCCTTTCCACCACCGTCACCGCCCCCGCCTCTTATCCACCTCATCACCCTTTTCCCTTCCCCTAAAACCCCTTTCATTTTCTCCCTTATCCACTTTACCCCAACAAGTTCTGTTTTCATCCCATGAAATCCAAGGCAATAACAATTTGGACATTTCTTCATCTGGGTTTCCTGAAAGTTTCAATTTTGACGAGTCTTTTGATTCTACTGAGCTGAAAAAGTTCGAAACACCGGCCGTTGAAGTTAGTGAACTAGAGGACATTCCTGATCAATGGCGTAGGTCAAGATTAGCTTGGCTTTGTAAGGAACTTCCTGCACATAAAACACCTACTATGGTTCGGATTCTTAATGCACAGAGGAAATGGCTTAAACAAGAAGATGCTACTTACATTGCTGTTCATTGTATGCGTATTCGTGAAAATGAAGCTGCTTTTCGG GTTTACAAATGGATGATGCAGCAACATTGGTTTCGATTTGATTTTGCTCTAGCTACAAAGCTAGCAGATTACTTGGGTAAGGAACGAAAGCACTTGAAGTGCCGGGAGATTTTTGATGACATTATTAACCAGGGACGAGTGCCGTCTGAATCTACATTCCATATTCTCATCATTGCCTATCTTAGTTCACCTGGCCCATCAGAGTTAGATGAAGCGTGTAACATCTACAATCGCATGGTGCACTTGGGAGGTCATAAGCCTCGGCTTAACTTACACAATTCTCTGTTTAAAGCTCTTTTGGGGAAGAAACCAGGCTCCAGTAAACACTTCCTGAAACAGGCAGAATTTATATATCAGAATTTAACTTCCTCGGGATTGGATATACACAAAGATATTTTTGGCGGTCTTATATGGCTTCACAGTTATCAGGATGTGGTGGATATGGAAAGAATTGCTGTGCTAAGAGCAGAGATGCGATCAAGAGGAATTCAAGAGAGCAAAGAGGTACTCCTGTCAGTCTTAAGAGCTTGCTCAAAGGATGGGGACCTGGAGGAAGCCGAACGAACTTGGTCAAAACTCCTCTCCGATGATCGTAGTCCTCCTTCACAAGCTTTTGTATATAAAATGGAAGTCTATGCAAAGAACGGAGAGCCTATGAAATCTTTGGAAGTATTTAGGAGGATGCAGAAACAACTGAGTTCCACCTCCGTTGCAGCATACTATAAGATAATAAAGGTGTTGTCTAAATCTCAAAGACTAGATCTTGCAGAGTCTATCATGTCCGAGTTCATAAACAGTGGTATGAAGCCGCTGATTCCATCATTCATCGATTTGATGGGAATGTATTCCATTGCAGGCTTACATGAGAAAATGGAGACTACCTTTCTCCGTTGCCGTGAAGTCTGCGGTCCAAACCAGACggtttttaatatttatttggatTCCTTGGTGCATACTGGCAATCTGAACCGGGCTGAAGAAATCTTCAATGAAATGCGTGGTGATGTTGCAATTAGTCTTGATTCTCGTTCTTGCAACAGTATTTTGAGAGGCTATCTGACCTCTGGAGAGTATGCAAAGGCAGAAAAGATATATGGTTTGATGCGCCAAAAGAAATACGACATTGAGATTGAATCTTCATTGATGGAAAAACTTGACTATGTTCTAAGCTTGCGGGAGAAAGTAGTTGAAGAACCTATTAAGCTGAAGCTCACAAAAGAACAGCGAGAGGTTTTGATGGGGTTGCTTCTTGGGGGTTTGCAAATTAGATCATATGGAGAGAGGAGGAGGAGAGTACATGCAATCCATTTTGAGTTCAATGCAGAGTCGAGGATCCACGCCATTTTAAAGGGACACATACACAATGAATTTCATCAGTGGTTAGGCTCTCACGATATGATGGTGGATGGCACTGATGATATTCCTAGTTCCTTTACTACCATCTCACATTCTTGTTTTACTTTCTATGCTGATCAATTCTGGCCCAATGGACGTCCTGGTATACCAAAACTTATACATAGATGGCTGTCACCTTGTGTTCTTGCTTATTGGTATATGTATGGCGGTTACAGGACATCTTCTGGCGATATTCTATTGAGAGTAAAGGGAAGTCGAGAGGAAGTTTTGAATATTGTTAAAGCGCTGAAAGACAAATCATTAGACTGCCGAGTAAAAAAGAGGGGGACGGTCTTTTGGATTGGTTTTCTGGGGGACAATGCTACATGGTTCTGGACAGTGGTAAAGCCCTTTATTCTTGGTGAATTAAAGGATCTCCTTAAAGCAGGTGGCTGCTCAAATGGATCCCTAGAAAACCAAAGAATCAATTTTTACAGTGGTTCGGGGTCTGACGAGAAGAATTCAGATTACAGCGATGCTGACACGTCATAG
- the LOC107782257 gene encoding histone deacetylase HDT1, with product MEFWGVEVKAGESLKVRPELYKLIHISQAALGEVKDAKEAKNVPLRVTVGENNYVIGTLSAEERPQLMFDLVFEKEFELSHGWKNGSVYFIGYTADDPTDEIDSEDEDSEDEESVLAALNGKLEETKADVKDVKPATKEAAPTKAKATVAEPKKEAESDDDDDEDDSDEAEDGMDSDGPEGMDFSDDSEDDDDDSEEDESEEETPKKSAQNKRPAPPAKAGFAKKAKQATPDKSGGKKGPATPAFAKQNGKPAAANGNKGKGQSPKSGGQFSGKSPNKNFSGQQKGGFKGKRGKK from the exons ATGGAGTTTTGGG GTGTTGAAGTGAAAGCAGGAGAATCTCTAAAGGTCAGGCCAGAGCTTTATAAGCTCATTCATATTTCCCAG GCAGCTTTAGGTGAAGTGAAGGATGCCAAAGAAGCCAAAAATGTTCCACTACGCGTCACTGTTGGAGAAAACAACTATGTCATTGGAACTCTATCAGCTGAGGAAAGACCTCAATTGATGTTTGACTTGGTTTTTGAAAAGGAGTTTGAACTTTCACATGGCTGGAAAAATGGGAGTGTCTACTTCATTGGATACACAGCTGATGACCCA ACTGATGAAATTGACTCAG AGGATGAAGATTCTGAGGATGAAGAGAGTGTTTTAGCTGCTCTAAATG GGAAACTTGAGGAGACAAAGGCTGATGTGAAGGATGTAAAGCCTGCGACAAAAGAGGCTGCACCTACTAAGGCAAAAGCTACAGTAGCAGAACCAAAGAAAGAGGCGGAGtctgatgacgatgatgatgaagacgataGTGACGAGGCAGAAGATGGCATG GATTCTGATGGTCCAGAAGGAATGGATTTTTCTGACGATtctgaggatgatgatgatgattcagaggaagatgagtCAGAAGAAGAGACACCTAAAAAG TCTGCTCAGAACAAGAGACCTGCTCCACCTGCTAAGGCTGGTTTTGCCAAAAAAGCAAAACAAGCTACACCCGACAAGTCag GTGGTAAGAAAGGTCCGGCAACACCTGCCTTCGCTAAGCAAAATGGTAAACCTGCAGCGGCCAATGGTAACAAGGGGAAGGGTCAGAGCCCAAAATCTGGTGGCCAGTTCTCTGGCAAATCTCCCAACAA aaacttCAGTGGCCAACAAAAAGGTGGTTTCAAGGGCAAGCGTGGGAAGAAGTAG
- the LOC107782256 gene encoding splicing factor U2af small subunit B isoform X1, whose translation MAEHLASIFGTEKDRVNCPFYFKIGACRHGDRCSRLHTKPSISPTILLSNMYQRPDSITPGVDPQGHPIDPHKIQQHFEDFYEDLFEELNKYGEIESLNVCDNLADHMVGNVYVQFREEEQAGNALKSLTGRFYAGRPIIVDFSPVTDFREATCRQYEENVCNRGGYCNFMHLKRISRELRHQLFGRYRRRHSRSRSRSRSPYRHRSYDERSRRSHSRKYDDRDHYYESRSRRNRSTSPDRRRGRSRSPGGRRDRSPVRDGSEERRARIEQWNREKELANLLTGLMKTVLTKMKIMRMDMFKTKISTTISNENKVNMDTDENIVQWCWSKVRGFTSAVLV comes from the exons ATGGCAGAGCACTTGGCTTCGATTTTCGGCACGGAAAAGGACAGGGTAAATTGCCCATTCTACTTCAAAATCGGAGCTTGTAGACACGGCGATCGCTGTTCAAGGCTTCACACTAAGCCCAGTATTAGCCCTACCATTCTCCTCTCCAACATGTACCAACGACCTGACAGTATTACCCCTGGCGTCGATCCTCAAGGCCATCCCATTGATCCTCACAAAATCCAGCAGCACTTTGAG GATTTTTATGAAGACTTGTTTGAAGAACTGAACAAGTATGGAGAGATTGAGAGCTTGAATGTGTGTGACAATCTGGCTGATCACATG GTTGGTAATGTTTATGTTCAGTTTAGAGAAGAAGAGCAGGCTGGAAATGCACTGAAGAGTCTTACTGGAAGATTCTATGCTG GAAGGCCCATCATTGTTGATTTCTCTCCTGTGACTGATTTTCGTGAAGCCACCTGTAGACAGTACGAGGAAAATGTTTGCAACCGCGGTGGATATTGCAACTTTATGCACCTCAAAAGGATCAGCAG GGAATTGAGACATCAGTTGTTTGGAAGGTATAGGAGAAGGCATAGCCGTAGCAGAAGCAGGAGCCGAAGTCCTTATAGGCATCGGAGCTATGATGAGCGCTCTCGCAGGAGTCATAGTAGAAAGTATGATGATAGGGACCATTATTATGAGAGTCGTAGCAGGAGGAACAGAAGTACAAGCCCTGATCGTAGGAGGGGTAGGAGCAGGAGTCCTGGTGGCAGGAGAGACAGAAGTCCAGTTCGGGATGGCAGTGAAGAGAGGCGTGCGAGAATAGAGCAGTGGAACCGGGAAAAAGAACTGGCTAACTTGCTAACAGGGCTAATGAAGACAGTacttacaaaaatgaaaataatgagaatGGATATGTTCAAAACCAAGATCAGTACTACAATTAGCAATGAGAACAAAGTGAATATGGATACTGATGAAAATATCGTGCAGTG GTGCTGGAGCAAAGTCAGAGGATTTACCTCGGCGGTTTTGGTTTGA
- the LOC107782256 gene encoding splicing factor U2af small subunit B isoform X2: protein MAEHLASIFGTEKDRVNCPFYFKIGACRHGDRCSRLHTKPSISPTILLSNMYQRPDSITPGVDPQGHPIDPHKIQQHFEDFYEDLFEELNKYGEIESLNVCDNLADHMVGNVYVQFREEEQAGNALKSLTGRFYAGRPIIVDFSPVTDFREATCRQYEENVCNRGGYCNFMHLKRISRELRHQLFGRYRRRHSRSRSRSRSPYRHRSYDERSRRSHSRKYDDRDHYYESRSRRNRSTSPDRRRGRSRSPGGRRDRSPVRDGSEERRARIEQWNREKELANLLTGLMKTVLTKMKIMRMDMFKTKISTTISNENKVNMDTDENIVQWRCRFSNL from the exons ATGGCAGAGCACTTGGCTTCGATTTTCGGCACGGAAAAGGACAGGGTAAATTGCCCATTCTACTTCAAAATCGGAGCTTGTAGACACGGCGATCGCTGTTCAAGGCTTCACACTAAGCCCAGTATTAGCCCTACCATTCTCCTCTCCAACATGTACCAACGACCTGACAGTATTACCCCTGGCGTCGATCCTCAAGGCCATCCCATTGATCCTCACAAAATCCAGCAGCACTTTGAG GATTTTTATGAAGACTTGTTTGAAGAACTGAACAAGTATGGAGAGATTGAGAGCTTGAATGTGTGTGACAATCTGGCTGATCACATG GTTGGTAATGTTTATGTTCAGTTTAGAGAAGAAGAGCAGGCTGGAAATGCACTGAAGAGTCTTACTGGAAGATTCTATGCTG GAAGGCCCATCATTGTTGATTTCTCTCCTGTGACTGATTTTCGTGAAGCCACCTGTAGACAGTACGAGGAAAATGTTTGCAACCGCGGTGGATATTGCAACTTTATGCACCTCAAAAGGATCAGCAG GGAATTGAGACATCAGTTGTTTGGAAGGTATAGGAGAAGGCATAGCCGTAGCAGAAGCAGGAGCCGAAGTCCTTATAGGCATCGGAGCTATGATGAGCGCTCTCGCAGGAGTCATAGTAGAAAGTATGATGATAGGGACCATTATTATGAGAGTCGTAGCAGGAGGAACAGAAGTACAAGCCCTGATCGTAGGAGGGGTAGGAGCAGGAGTCCTGGTGGCAGGAGAGACAGAAGTCCAGTTCGGGATGGCAGTGAAGAGAGGCGTGCGAGAATAGAGCAGTGGAACCGGGAAAAAGAACTGGCTAACTTGCTAACAGGGCTAATGAAGACAGTacttacaaaaatgaaaataatgagaatGGATATGTTCAAAACCAAGATCAGTACTACAATTAGCAATGAGAACAAAGTGAATATGGATACTGATGAAAATATCGTGCAGTG GCGGTGCAGGTTTTCAAATCTTTGA